A window of Plasmodium brasilianum strain Bolivian I chromosome 8, whole genome shotgun sequence contains these coding sequences:
- a CDS encoding hypothetical protein (conserved Plasmodium protein) produces MFDDKINEDDDMLSYDDEEDAKKYFGKTIFSKLNALQQWEEGQADGQPDDQTDCQVDTHEDDQSDGYSTDGNGGMVNHDYISKVEKHNHNAEVSTKKKIERQKVNITFYISEENKIECEMMKDQVYYLFHSSMDNAFIECFELHIDLCIIPRENIISVSYNFENINYKTSISSLSDLIDFCDKLKKILQNKIDTLYYNEEKKEDMYLSKYLKKELEINKKERNVTNLSKKNLQMSIESSLKLIEKCKQKLYKQNYELTLHDLKQAYNMLPCKYYGFFISNLCSNISVLSYYTNDLQGTFNFALKSIKYEPKYSVAWKCLGDAYRSFRNFWQAKNFYDIAIYLGYKDNIGEDFEEIVQELNNLVQSALKNVDILKENMNNATNIVIKKNIGIVLNKNPDSIGGCYVSYIIEGSKASKKNFHHGDQIVALNSIITYGKPIDHCLKAFQKNDGSYDIIFFKGNIIELYGLKAYKYLIKNDLFYTLFENEKISSFKRNEAVVFDMKGFGTFSEYGMSKGEN; encoded by the coding sequence ATGTTTGATGACAAGATTAATGAGGACGACGATATGCTAAGTTATGATGATGAGGAGGATGCCAAGAAGTATTTCGGAAAAACTATATTCAGTAAGTTGAACGCTTTGCAGCAGTGGGAGGAAGGTCAAGCGGATGGTCAGCCGGATGATCAAACGGATTGTCAAGTGGATACTCATGAGGATGACCAATCAGATGGCTATTCTACAGATGGAAATGGTGGTATGGTCAATCATGATTACATCTCGAAGGTTGAAAAACATAATCACAACGCGGAAgtaagtacaaaaaaaaaaattgaaaggcaaaaagtaaacattactttttacatatctgaagaaaataaaatagaatgtGAAATGATGAAAGATCAAGTAtactatttatttcattcttCTATGGACAATGCATTCATCGAGTGCTTCGAGCTGCACATTGATCTGTGTATCATTCCTAGAGAAAATATAATCTCCGTTTCgtataattttgaaaatattaattataaaacttCAATTTCATCACTGTCCGACTTAATCGATTTTTGTgataagttaaaaaaaatattacaaaacaaaattgatactttatattataatgaagaaaaaaaagaggacatgtatttaagtaaatatttaaagaaagaactagaaataaacaaaaaagaaagaaatgtAACAAATCTGTCAAAAAAGAACTTACAAATGAGTATTGAATCATCTTTGAAGCTAATAGAAAAGTgcaaacaaaaattatacaaacaaaattatgaacTCACCTTACACGACTTGAAGCAAGCTTATAATATGCTACCATGTAAATATTATGGCTTCTTCATATCCAATTTATGCTCCAACATATCAGTGTTATCCTACTACACAAATGATTTGCAGGGaacttttaattttgctCTAAAGTCGATTAAGTATGAACCTAAGTATAGTGTAGCCTGGAAATGCTTAGGTGATGCATATAGAAGTTTTAGAAATTTTTGGCAAgccaaaaatttttatgacaTAGCAATATATTTAGGTTATAAAGATAATATTGGAGAAGATTTTGAAGAAATAGTACAGGAGTTAAATAATTTAGTACAAAGTGCTTTAAAAAATGTCGacatattaaaagaaaatatgaataatgcTACAAACattgttattaaaaagaatattggAATTGTATTAAACAAAAACCCTGATTCAATTGGTGGCTGTTACGTATCATACATAATTGAGGGAAGTAAAGctagcaaaaaaaattttcatcatGGAGATCAAATTGTTGCGTTAAATAGTATTATAACATATGGAAAACCAATTGACCACTGCTTAAAAgcatttcaaaaaaatgatgGCTCCtatgatattattttttttaagggaAATATCATTGAATTGTACGGTTTAAAggcatacaaatatttaatcAAAAATGATCTTTTTTATACACTTTtcgaaaacgaaaaaatttCATCCTTTAAGAGAAATGAAGCTGTCGTATTTGACATGAAAGGATTTGGCACATTCTCCGAATATGGAATGTCAAAAGGGGAAAATTAA